The Phoenix dactylifera cultivar Barhee BC4 chromosome 12, palm_55x_up_171113_PBpolish2nd_filt_p, whole genome shotgun sequence genome has a window encoding:
- the LOC120112717 gene encoding ABSCISIC ACID-INSENSITIVE 5-like protein 2 — translation MRIQTMASQGGGGSGGQRSQIQSLARQGSLYSLTLNEVQSHLGEPLVSMNLDELLKSVFPEGNQPMGMDLDTATSQYTSSSGLQRQGSITMPQALSKKTVDELWRDIQQGQQKSNKEQRSGCERQSTLGEMTLEDFLVKAGVVVEGCAKDVNDIMGNVGPVGSANPAAGLQDFGQGAHWLQQYHQMSAMDQHQQGQQSMMGAYVPSCPVPQPLGLGTSPILDAVFPDGQMNISSPRLGALSDPQTPPGRKRAASGDGTDRLVERRQKRMIKNRESAARSRARKQAYTNELEIKVSRLEEENVRLKKQKELEKILFSVPLPEPRYQLRRTSSAPF, via the exons ATGAGGATTCAGACAATGGCGTCGCAGGGTGGTGGAGGCAGTGGAGGGCAGCGATCCCAGATTCAGAGCTTGGCGAGGCAAGGCTCCCTTTATAGCCTTACCCTCAATGAGGTCCAGAGCCACTTGGGTGAACCCTTAGTCAGCATGAACCTTGATGAGCTCCTCAAAAGCGTGTTCCCAGAGGGCAACCAACCCATGGGAATGGACCTTGACACCGCCACCAGCCAATATACCTCTAGTTCTGGCCTCCAGCGCCAGGGAAGCATTACCATGCCACAGGCCCTAAGCAAGAAGACGGTGGATGAGTTGTGGAGAGATATCCAGCAGGGGCAGCAGAAGAGCAACAAGGAGCAGAGATCAGGTTGTGAGAGGCAGTCGACACTTGGAGAGATGACACTGGAGGACTTTCTGGTGAAGGCTGGGGTGGTTGTGGAGGGCTGTGCTAAGGATGTGAATGATATTATGGGGAATGTGGGTCCTGTTGGAAGTGCCAATCCAGCGGCTGGGCTGCAGGATTTTGGACAGGGAGCACATTGGTTGCAGCAATATCATCAGATGTCTGCCATGGATCAGCATCAGCAGGGGCAGCAAAGCATGATGGGTGCTTATGTCCCGAGCTGTCCGGTCCCCCAGCCTTTGGGTCTTGGCACCAGCCCCATTTTGGACGCTGTCTTCCCTGATGGCCAGATGAACATTTCATCTCCTCGATTGGGGGCGCTCTCCGATCCACAGACACCGCCAGGTCGTAAACGAGCAGCTTCAGGGGACGGGACGGACAGATTAGTGGAGAGGAGGCAGAAGAGGATGATTAAGAATCGGGAGTCTGCTGCCCGTTCAAGAGCTAGGAAGCAG GCCTACACAAATGAACTAGAAATCAAGGTTTCTCGTCTGGAAGAGGAAAATGTGAGACTGAAGAAACAGAAG